From a region of the Alnus glutinosa chromosome 1, dhAlnGlut1.1, whole genome shotgun sequence genome:
- the LOC133866101 gene encoding protein DETOXIFICATION 29: protein MENGKQPLLSSSGDQSQDQDQLQSAPVATNSSSAATFFTGAVDIPPINGPRDFFREFLIESKKLWYLAGPAIFTSICQYSLGAITQVFAGHVGTLDLSAVSIENSVIAGFSFGLLLGMGSALETLCGQAYGAGQQDMLGIYMQRSWVILLATAVILSPLYIFAGPLLKLIGQTDAISEAAGVFAIWMIPQLFAYALNFPIAKFLQAQSKIMVMAVIAAVVLVLHTLFSWLLMLKLGWGLVGAAVVLNSSWWIIVLAQLVYIFSGTCGRAWSGFSWKAFQNLWGFVRLSLASAVMLCLEVWYFMALILFAGYLKNAEVSIDALSICMNILGWTIMVALGMNAAISVRVSNELGAAHPRTARFALVVAVGTSFLIGLVLALILIVSRNVYPSLFSNDTSVEDLVKELTPILVLCIIIDNVQPVLSGVAIGAGWQAVVAYVNIACYYLFGVPLGLIMGYKLDMGVKGIWYGMMIGTIVQTCVLFIIVYRTNWNKEASIAEDRIKKWGGPSSEPRENDVEKTADT from the exons ATGGAGAACGGTAAGCAGCCACTTCTCTCCTCCAGTGGGGACCAAAGCCAAGACCAAGACCAGCTACAGTCGGCCCCTGTAGCAACAAACAGTTCCTCTGCTGCCACCTTCTTCACCGGTGCCGTTGACATCCCTCCTATCAATGGGCCTCGTGATTTCTTCAGAGAGTTCCTCATTGAATCAAAGAAGCTCTGGTACCTCGCCGGCCCGGCCATCTTCACCTCCATATGCCAATACTCCCTCGGCGCCATCACCCAAGTCTTCGCGGGCCACGTTGGTACGCTCGACCTCTCCGCCGTCTCCATCGAAAACTCTGTCATCGCCGGCTTTTCCTTCGGGTTATTG CTTGGAATGGGGAGCGCGTTGGAGACGCTGTGCGGGCAAGCGTACGGAGCCGGACAGCAGGACATGCTTGGAATCTACATGCAAAGGTCATGGGTGATCCTGCTGGCCACGGCTGTGATTCTAAGCCCGTTATACATCTTCGCCGGGCCACTCTTGAAACTCATCGGGCAGACCGATGCCATATCGGAAGCTGCGGGAGTCTTCGCCATTTGGATGATTCCGCAGCTTTTCGCTTACGCCCTGAACTTCCCCATCGCCAAGTTCCTCCAGGCCCAGAGCAAGATCATGGTGATGGCTGTGATTGCGGCGGTGGTTCTGGTTCTGCATACTCTCTTCAGCTGGCTGTTAATGTTGAAGCTTGGGTGGGGTCTGGTGGGTGCGGCGGTGGTGCTCAACTCATCGTGGTGGATCATAGTGTTGGCACAGCTGGTGTATATCTTCAGTGGGACTTGCGGTCGCGCTTGGTCTGGCTTCTCGTGGAAGGCGTTTCAGAATCTCTGGGGATTCGTTAGATTGTCTCTCGCCTCCGCAGTGATGCTCTG CTTGGAAGTTTGGTATTTCATGGCGTTGATCCTTTTTGCTGGATATCTAAAGAATGCCGAAGTTTCAATAGATGCCTTGTCCATatg CATGAACATATTGGGCTGGACGATCATGGTAGCTCTTGGGATGAATGCCGCCATAAG TGTGAGAGTGTCAAATGAGTTGGGCGCAGCTCATCCAAGGACAGCAAGATTCGCGCTAGTGGTGGCAGTGGGAACTTCATTTTTGATCGGACTTGTCCTCGCACTTATTCTGATTGTCTCACGAAACGTGTACCCGTCTCTGTTTTCGAATGATACAAGCGTGGAAGACTTAGTCAAGGAGCTCACGCCAATACTGGTTCTGTGCATTATCATTGACAATGTTCAACCAGTTCTCTCTG GGGTGGCCATTGGGGCAGGATGGCAAGCTGTTGTTGCTTATGTCAACATTGCGTGTTACTACCTTTTTGGTGTCCCTTTGGGTCTCATAATGGGTTACAAGCTTGATATGGGTGTCAAG GGCATTTGGTATGGAATGATGATAGGAACAATCGTACAGACGTGTGTTCTTTTCATCATCGTTTATAGGACCAACTGGAACAAAGAG GCTTCTATTGCTGAAGACAGAATAAAGAAATGGGGAGGACCTTCTTCAGAACCCAGGGAGAACGATGTAGAAAAAACAGCCGACACCTGA